CCGATCTCGCTGTCCCTCGCGCTCTCGTCACCGCACGCGACCGTGTGGGCGGTCGACGTCAACGAGCGGGCTCTCGATCTCGTGAGGCGCAATGCCGAGTCGCTGGGCCTCACCAATGTCAACGCCGTGCGTCCGGAGGATGTTCCCGACGACATCGCGTTCCGCACGATCCGATCGAACCCCCCGATCCGCGTGGGGAAGAGCGAGCTGCACGGCATGCTCGAGCACTGGATCCCGCGCCTGTCCGAGCGCTCGGACGGGTGGTTCGTGGTGCAGCGCAACCTCGGCTCCGATTCGCTGCAGCGCTGGCTCGCGGCATCCTTCACACCGGGGTACAGCGTGCATCGCGCCGCCACGGGCCGCGGCTTCCGCGTCCTGCGCGTGCGCCGCCACGGCTCGCCCCCGAGCGAGCCGATCGACATCGTCTCCTGAGCCGGGTGCGGCCCGGGCGCGCGCGGGCGACCGGGTGCCGAGATCACATGATCCGCACCAGACGACACCCACGGGCACGCGTTCGTCGCGTGCGCTCGCACCGATCGTGTCATCTCGCGCCGCGGGGAGCCGCCGCGCGCCGACGCGGCGTCAGGCCAGCGTCACCTCGCCCGTGAACACGAGGGATGCGGGTCCCGACAGGAACACGTGCCCGTCCGCCACACGCACGCCCAAGGTGCCGCCCGGGGTGTCGACGGTCCAGACGTCCGGCGCGGCCGAACCCGCCCAGTGCCGCACGGCGAGGGCCGCCGCGGCGACCCCGGTGCCGCAGCTGAGCGTCTCGCCCACGCCGCGCTCGAACACGCGTAGCCGGATCGCCCCGACGCCCTCCTGGACGAGGGGATCGGCCGGGACGACGAACTCGACGTTCGCCCCGTGCCGGGGAGCGGGGTCGAGCACGGGCTGGTAGGTCAGGTCGAGCGCCTCGAGCTCGGCATCCGATGCCACCGCCACGACCACGTGCGGGTTGCCGACGTCGATGCCGACACCGGGACGGGCGACGGGCAGCCCCTTCGCGCGGACGAGCGTGTCGGTCGCCTCGATCGCGAAGGCGCCGAGGTCGACCTCGTAGCCACGTTCACTGCGCGTGAGCGTCTTCACGCCGGCGCGGGTGCCGATGCGCAAGCCGCCGTCGAGGCTCGCGAGGCCCGTGTCGCTGAGGTAGCGGGCGAAGACGCGCGTGCCGTTCCCGCACATCTCGGCCTTGGATCCATCGGCGTTGCGGTAATCCATGAACCACTCGGCACCGGATGCCGCCGCCTCAGCGCCTTCGTCGATGGCGGCGGAGCGGACCACGCGCAGCAGACCGTCCGCCCCGATGCCGAAGTGCCGGTCGCACAGCACGGCGATCTGCGCGTCGGAGAGGTCGAGTTCTCCATCGGGATCGGCCAGCACCACGAAGTCGTTGCCCGTGCCGTGGCCCTTGGTGAACGCGTGAGTCGCCATGCGTCCAGTCTAGGGAGGGCCCGGGAGGGCGTGCGGCCGGATCGATCGCTGCGCCGGGACGCTCGGCGAACGATCAGCGTGCGGGAGGGGGTCCGCCGGGTCCGTCGACGATCAGACGTCTGCCCGTGGCCCACGTCTCGAAGGGCTCGTACCCGAGAGCGTCGTAGAAACCGCGGGCTCCGGTGTTGTCGGGCCGCACCATGAGCTGCACCTTGGGGCAGCCGATCGCCTCCAGGAGGCGCTCGGCCTCGGCCACGAGCGCCGCCCCGATCCCCTTCCCGCGGTGCGTACCGGCGGTGGCGAGGTAGTACAGCCACCCGCGGTGCCCGTCATAGCCGGCCATGACGCTCCCCACGACGGCATCCCCGTCCGTCGCGACCAGGAAGAGTTCGGGCTGGACGGTGAGCTTGCGCCGGATGTCCGCGCGCGGGTCGTTCCACGGCCGGGTGAGACCGGCCTCCTCCCACAGCGCCACGACGGCGTCCTCGTCGTCGAGGGTGAAGGCTCGGATGAGGGTGCTCACGGGCGTTCCTCTCGGTCGGACGTCAGGGTCGCGGCATCCGCGGTCCGTGCGTCGACCCAGCGCGCGTCCCGGTACCGCCGGAACCACGACACCTGTCGCCGCGCGTATCGGCGCGTGAGCGCCTGCGTCTCGGCGATGGCCTCGTCGCGCGTGAGATCGCCGCGGAGCTCGGCGAGGGCCTGGGCGTAGCCGATCGCGCGTCCCGCCGTCGCTCCCCGCTCGAGTCCCTCCGCGCGCAGCGCCTCGACTTCGTCGACGAGCCCCGCGGACCACATCCCCTCGACCCGCGCATCGAGCAGAGGGACCAGGGTTTCCCGGTCGATCGCCGTCGCGAGGATGCGGGTGTCCGGATGCCAGAGCTCCGGCGCCTCGGGGAGGGCTCCCCCGTGCGTCTCGCCGCCCTGCGCGAGTACCTCGAGCGCCCGCACGACACGACGGCCGTTGCGGGGATCGATGCGCTCCGCCGCCGCCGGATCCGCCTCCCGCAGGCGCGCGAAGAGGACACCGGAGCCGTGCCGTTCCAGCTCGTCCTCGAGCTCCGCGCGCAGCGCCTCGTCGCGCGGCGGGAATCGGAAGTCCCACAGCACCGCCGAGACGTACAGGCCCGATCCCCCGACGAGGATCGCGTCCGCGCCGCGGGCGTGGATCCCGCGGATCGCCGCGCGGGCGGCATCCTGATACCAGGCCACCGCAGCCTCGTCGGTCACCGCGAGAGCGTCGAAGAGATGGTGCGGGATGCCACGGCGCTCCGCCTCGGGAAGCTTGGCGGTGCCGATGTCCATCCCGCGGTAGAGCTGCATCGCGTCGGCGTTCACGATCTCGGCGGGGCGGCCCCGGGCCGCGAGGGCTTCGGCGAGCTCGAGGGAGAGCCCCGTCTTGCCGGTACCCGTGGCACCGACGACGGCCCACAGGGTCGGGGCGGTCACACGCCGACGCGGAGGGTGGGCAGCCCCAGCGACACCGCGCGGGGCGCGCCGGCATCACCCGCGGGAGCGGGGACGCCGCACGACTCGGCTTGCGAACGGTCCCAGG
This portion of the Microbacterium testaceum StLB037 genome encodes:
- a CDS encoding class I SAM-dependent methyltransferase; the encoded protein is MGSDHYFSASPSSPEQLRRIRVTLAGRDLEVVTAGGVFSPDHVDAGTSVLLANTPPPPAGGHFLDLGCGWGPISLSLALSSPHATVWAVDVNERALDLVRRNAESLGLTNVNAVRPEDVPDDIAFRTIRSNPPIRVGKSELHGMLEHWIPRLSERSDGWFVVQRNLGSDSLQRWLAASFTPGYSVHRAATGRGFRVLRVRRHGSPPSEPIDIVS
- the dapF gene encoding diaminopimelate epimerase, with the protein product MATHAFTKGHGTGNDFVVLADPDGELDLSDAQIAVLCDRHFGIGADGLLRVVRSAAIDEGAEAAASGAEWFMDYRNADGSKAEMCGNGTRVFARYLSDTGLASLDGGLRIGTRAGVKTLTRSERGYEVDLGAFAIEATDTLVRAKGLPVARPGVGIDVGNPHVVVAVASDAELEALDLTYQPVLDPAPRHGANVEFVVPADPLVQEGVGAIRLRVFERGVGETLSCGTGVAAAALAVRHWAGSAAPDVWTVDTPGGTLGVRVADGHVFLSGPASLVFTGEVTLA
- a CDS encoding GNAT family acetyltransferase; translated protein: MSTLIRAFTLDDEDAVVALWEEAGLTRPWNDPRADIRRKLTVQPELFLVATDGDAVVGSVMAGYDGHRGWLYYLATAGTHRGKGIGAALVAEAERLLEAIGCPKVQLMVRPDNTGARGFYDALGYEPFETWATGRRLIVDGPGGPPPAR
- the miaA gene encoding tRNA (adenosine(37)-N6)-dimethylallyltransferase MiaA, with protein sequence MTAPTLWAVVGATGTGKTGLSLELAEALAARGRPAEIVNADAMQLYRGMDIGTAKLPEAERRGIPHHLFDALAVTDEAAVAWYQDAARAAIRGIHARGADAILVGGSGLYVSAVLWDFRFPPRDEALRAELEDELERHGSGVLFARLREADPAAAERIDPRNGRRVVRALEVLAQGGETHGGALPEAPELWHPDTRILATAIDRETLVPLLDARVEGMWSAGLVDEVEALRAEGLERGATAGRAIGYAQALAELRGDLTRDEAIAETQALTRRYARRQVSWFRRYRDARWVDARTADAATLTSDREERP